The Ensifer canadensis genome has a segment encoding these proteins:
- the ccoN gene encoding cytochrome-c oxidase, cbb3-type subunit I, with amino-acid sequence MGQLTTIERGLASAILILLAIIGIAMGVAGRTDPLGVHGAIIFFYSVALIFIIISRAFEGVPDPTRIERYYDDPIKAGVALTLAWAIFGMFIGVWAAAQLAWPSLNFDTAWTSFGRIRPAHTTGVIFGFGGNALIATSFHVVQRTSRARLADQLSPWFVLMGYNLFCILAVTGYFMGITQSKEYAEAEWYADLWLVIVWVTYFILYIRTLARRREPHIYVANWYYMAFILVVAILHIVNNLTIPVSLGHAKSYTIWAGVQDSMVQWWYGHNAVAFFLTAGFLAMLYYYLPKRAERPIFSYRLSILSFWGITFFYMWAGSHHLHYTALPHWVQNLGMTFSVMLLVPSWASAGNALLTLNGAWHKVRDDATLRFMMTAAFFYGLSTFEGSFLAIRPVNSLSHYTDWTVGHVHAGALGWVALITYGSLYTLVPAIWKRERMYSATLVEVHFWLALAGTLIYVFAMWNSGIIQGLMWRTYSEDNNLTYSFVDSLVAMYPYYIARAFGGFLFLLGAIVATYNIWMTVREAPVGGYAGDAPPITSIPQNTATGPAE; translated from the coding sequence ATGGGACAGTTGACGACCATCGAACGGGGGCTGGCGTCCGCCATATTAATTTTGCTCGCGATTATCGGGATCGCGATGGGAGTGGCTGGTCGAACCGACCCCCTGGGCGTTCATGGCGCAATAATCTTCTTCTACAGTGTCGCGCTCATATTCATCATCATTTCGCGTGCATTTGAGGGTGTGCCCGATCCGACCCGTATCGAGCGATACTATGATGATCCGATCAAGGCCGGTGTCGCATTGACCCTCGCCTGGGCGATCTTTGGGATGTTCATCGGTGTTTGGGCGGCCGCACAGCTCGCTTGGCCCAGTCTTAATTTCGATACGGCATGGACAAGTTTCGGCCGCATCCGTCCAGCGCATACGACGGGCGTCATTTTTGGATTTGGTGGCAATGCCTTGATCGCAACTTCATTCCACGTCGTCCAGAGAACGTCCCGCGCAAGGTTGGCCGACCAGCTCAGTCCGTGGTTCGTGCTGATGGGCTATAATCTATTCTGCATATTGGCAGTCACCGGGTATTTCATGGGGATCACCCAATCGAAAGAATATGCCGAGGCGGAATGGTATGCTGATCTCTGGCTTGTAATTGTCTGGGTGACCTACTTCATCCTGTACATCAGGACTTTGGCGCGTCGCCGTGAACCTCACATCTATGTCGCCAACTGGTACTATATGGCTTTCATCCTGGTGGTCGCTATCTTGCACATCGTCAACAACCTGACGATCCCCGTCTCACTCGGCCACGCAAAAAGCTATACAATCTGGGCAGGCGTCCAGGATTCTATGGTGCAATGGTGGTATGGGCACAACGCTGTTGCTTTCTTTTTGACTGCAGGCTTTCTGGCAATGCTTTACTACTATTTGCCGAAACGAGCCGAACGACCTATTTTTTCGTATCGCCTATCGATACTAAGCTTCTGGGGTATTACGTTCTTTTATATGTGGGCCGGATCCCATCACTTACACTACACGGCATTGCCCCATTGGGTACAAAATCTTGGCATGACATTTTCGGTCATGTTGCTCGTTCCATCATGGGCCTCAGCGGGGAACGCGCTGCTCACGCTCAACGGCGCGTGGCATAAGGTGCGGGATGACGCCACACTTCGTTTCATGATGACCGCCGCCTTTTTCTATGGGTTGTCCACCTTCGAAGGCTCGTTTCTCGCCATACGCCCGGTGAACTCCCTTTCCCATTATACGGATTGGACCGTCGGGCACGTGCATGCGGGTGCACTCGGGTGGGTGGCGCTGATCACCTACGGATCACTGTACACGCTGGTGCCCGCCATCTGGAAACGGGAACGCATGTATTCAGCCACGCTGGTCGAAGTCCACTTCTGGCTCGCTCTTGCAGGCACGCTGATCTATGTGTTTGCCATGTGGAACTCGGGCATCATCCAGGGTCTGATGTGGCGCACCTATAGTGAAGACAACAATCTTACCTACTCGTTCGTCGATTCACTTGTTGCAATGTATCCCTATTATATCGCCCGCGCCTTCGGGGGGTTCCTCTTCCTGTTGGGCGCGATCGTTGCGACCTACAATATCTGGATGACCGTTCGGGAAGCCCCTGTGGGTGGTTACGCAGGAGATGCGCCGCCCATCACGTCAATCCCACAGAACACGGCAACAGGCCCAGCGGAGTAA
- a CDS encoding ArsR/SmtB family transcription factor → MSTRFLMISPEDGKDVLRCLAAPARLSMLELLHNRGPLNVNEIAEALELPQSTTSTHLNLLEEAGLIRTEVSKARKGSQKICHAVHEEIILSFASPARTAQELIEVAMPVGLYSGYEVYAPCGMCSRDGIIGYLDSPDTFLAPDRMKAGLLWFSKGYVDYQFPNNARIKGAEVKELEVILELSSEVPGTSDNWPSDITLSINGKSIFVWTSPGDFGDRRGKYTPDWWKLRGSQYGVLKSFRVTEHGTFIDGVRFSDTNLADLNLLEHRSIRLRIEVPETAEHPGGINIFGRGFGNYDQDIVLRLKI, encoded by the coding sequence ATGAGTACGCGATTTCTGATGATCAGCCCGGAAGACGGCAAGGACGTGTTGAGATGCCTTGCCGCTCCCGCGCGTCTTTCGATGTTGGAGCTTTTGCACAATCGCGGACCGCTGAACGTCAATGAAATAGCGGAGGCATTGGAGCTGCCGCAGTCGACCACGTCAACGCATCTCAATCTACTGGAGGAAGCGGGTCTTATCCGAACCGAGGTTTCCAAGGCGCGCAAGGGCAGCCAAAAGATCTGCCACGCCGTGCACGAGGAGATCATTCTCTCTTTTGCCAGCCCGGCCCGAACAGCGCAGGAGTTGATCGAGGTTGCGATGCCAGTCGGTCTCTATAGCGGATACGAGGTCTACGCGCCCTGCGGCATGTGCTCCCGTGACGGCATCATCGGTTACCTCGACAGCCCCGACACATTCCTCGCGCCAGACCGCATGAAGGCTGGTTTACTATGGTTTTCAAAGGGATATGTCGATTATCAGTTTCCCAACAATGCCCGCATCAAGGGTGCGGAGGTCAAGGAACTCGAGGTCATCCTAGAGCTCTCCTCCGAAGTGCCGGGAACCTCGGACAACTGGCCATCGGACATCACGCTTTCCATCAATGGCAAGAGTATCTTCGTGTGGACCTCGCCTGGCGACTTTGGCGATCGCCGGGGAAAATATACTCCCGACTGGTGGAAGCTTCGGGGCAGCCAGTATGGCGTACTGAAGTCCTTCCGCGTCACCGAACATGGTACCTTCATTGATGGTGTGCGCTTTTCCGACACCAATCTCGCTGACCTCAACCTGCTCGAACATCGTTCAATTCGTCTACGGATTGAAGTTCCGGAAACGGCCGAACACCCAGGTGGAATCAATATCTTCGGTCGAGGTTTTGGCAATTACGACCAAGACATCGT